Within Vallitalea okinawensis, the genomic segment ATTAACAAGATTATTACGATTCAAAAAATCTACAATAACCTCGAAAAATCTAGGTGCCGTTGCTAAATAAAAAACTCGGTTTCCTTGTGTCCCTTTAGTCTTATCTGTTTCCTCTAAATACTTTTTCAAAATACTATAACCAGACGGCCTAGTAAAATCAAATTTTACATAAGTAATCCGCTTTTTTAGCCTTTGCCAAACAACATCATCTATTTTTACTTTTGCATACTTTTTAACACCTTCGAAGATTTCCTTCGTATATATATCACTATCTTTATCTCTTCGCCCTATAGCAGCTACCTGAAAATTCGGGGGTAACATATTCTTAAACTCAAGGTTATACAGGGCAGGTATTAGTTTTTTATGAGTCAAATCACCCGTTGCTCCAAAGATAACAAATACACTGGACTGATCCATCATTCCACCTCCAATATATATTAAACCCAAATAATAATTCGAGGTTAACTTATTTTGTTTTATTTCTATACATGTCTTTTGCCTATCTACTTCTTATGAATATAATGCCCTCCAAATTGATTTCTCTGAGCTGCAACTACTTTTCCTGAGAAGGTATCCTGTTGCTTTGAACGATAGCGAGTAAATAATGCTTGTGTAATAACTGATGCCGGCACTTGTAGTTCAAGTGCTTCTTCAACTGTCCATAACCCTTCTCCTGAGGAATCTACTATTCCTAAAATATTCTCAAGCATTGGATCTTCCCTAAATGCTTGTTCTGTCATCTGCATAAGATATCCTGAAATAATTGAACCATTATTCCAAACACGTGATACTTGCTCCATATCCAAATCAAACCGACTTTGTTGTAAAATTTCAAACCCTTCACCTATAGCTTGCATCATACCATATTCTACACCATTGTGAATCATTTTAACAAAATGCCCTGCACCAGCGGGTCCCATATGTCCATATCCATTCTCAACACATAACGCTTTAAATGTTGGTTCCAAATTCTCAACTACTTCACTGTCTCCACCAACCATCATACAAGCACCATTACGAGCCCCTTCTGTACCACCTGATGTCCCGGCATCAACTAAATGAATGCCATGATCTCTTAACAACTTATATCTTCTTAATGTATCTTTATATTTTGAATTACCGCCATCAATTATAATATCTCCTTCATCTAACATTGGTAATAGTTTATCTATGGTATCGTCTACTGGTTTTCCTGCAGGAATCATTAACCATATAATTTTGGGCGATACTAGCTTGTTAACCAATTCTTCAAGACTGTAAGCGCCTTCTATCCCACTCTCTTCAATTTCTTTAACTTTATCCAGCGTACGATTGAACGCAACCACATCTATATGATGATCTTTCATATTTTTTGCTAAGTTTGCTCCCATTTTTCCTAATCCGACTAGACCAATCTTTATCTCCATTAACTTCACCTCATTTTTATTTAATAATTATTATTAACTACAACTTATAATTATTTTATGTTATTTTCTTCCGACTGTCAATGTTATTTTAACCAAAATTAAACCTGATACAAGTATATTTTCATAGAATATTATATGAACTAATTTGAGGTGCTCTTATGAAATTTTATAATATGTTAGCTAGAGCTGATTTAAAAGGTAGTTCCAAATATCCTGACATAAAAGGTACTGTTTGGTTTCAGGATGTCCCTTTAGGAACAAATGTATGTGCCTATGTTAAAGGTTTACCTCCATATCAACCAGCTCACGATAATGAAGCTCCAATAGGTCCCTTTGGGTTTCACCTTCATGAATTCGGCAATTGTAGCATCGGTGATGAGGA encodes:
- the gnd gene encoding phosphogluconate dehydrogenase (NAD(+)-dependent, decarboxylating); the encoded protein is MEIKIGLVGLGKMGANLAKNMKDHHIDVVAFNRTLDKVKEIEESGIEGAYSLEELVNKLVSPKIIWLMIPAGKPVDDTIDKLLPMLDEGDIIIDGGNSKYKDTLRRYKLLRDHGIHLVDAGTSGGTEGARNGACMMVGGDSEVVENLEPTFKALCVENGYGHMGPAGAGHFVKMIHNGVEYGMMQAIGEGFEILQQSRFDLDMEQVSRVWNNGSIISGYLMQMTEQAFREDPMLENILGIVDSSGEGLWTVEEALELQVPASVITQALFTRYRSKQQDTFSGKVVAAQRNQFGGHYIHKK